In Indicator indicator isolate 239-I01 chromosome 28, UM_Iind_1.1, whole genome shotgun sequence, one DNA window encodes the following:
- the DAB2IP gene encoding disabled homolog 2-interacting protein: protein MPRLKESRSHESLLSPSSAVEALDLSMEEEVVIKPVHSSILGQDYCFEVTTSSGSKCFSCRSAAERDKWMENLRRAVHPNKDNSRRVENMLKLWIIEAKDLPAKKKYLCELCLDDVLYARTTCKLKTDNVFWGEHFEFNNLPSLKNITVHLYKETDKKKKKDKTNFIGQVNIPVSSVTGRQFVEKWYPVVSPNPGKGKSPGPMIRIKSRYQSMSILPMEMYKEFAEYITNNYMVLCSVLEPSLSVKNKEEMASALVHILQSTGKAKDFLTDLMMSEVDRCGENEHLIFRENTLATKAIEEYLKLVGQKYLQDALGEFIKALYESDENCEVDPSKCSSSDLPEHQSNLKMCCELAFCKIINSYCVFPRELKEVFASWRQECSNRGRPDISERLISASLFLRFLCPAIMSPSLFSLLQEYPDDRTARTLTLIAKVTQNLANFAKFGSKEEYMSFMNQFLEHEWTNMQRFLLEISNPETISNTAGFEGYIDLGRELSTLHSLLWEVISQLEQSTATKLGPLPRILRDVNSALSNPACVQVSVTAEHAASTPSAGNSISMGLQKMVIENDLSGLIDFTRLPSPTPENKDLFFVTRSAGAQPSPARSSSYSEANEPDVQMSNGSKSLSMVDLQDNRLLDSGANAPGTADSLNDSQSSLGQLQGIWTTRTQQNSVTAMATVRRVGQTPTTPSGESAPGRPQLLAPLSFQNPVYQMAAGLPLSPRGLGDSGSECHSSLSSHSNSEELTANKHGFAAPATSEDFSRRPGELARRQLSLTEKGGQPTMPRQNSAGPQRRIDQPPPPPPPVTRGRTPPSLLNTVQYQRPSSGTMMSSSPDWPGSGARLRQQSSSSKGDSPEMKQRTMHKQAPSPVNPNALDRTAAWLLNMNMQFLEDESIDPDSKHRDKLRNKDELSQAEKDIVVLQDKLRISNKKLEEYETRFKCQEETTQKLMLEYQARLEESEERLRRQQEDKEIQMKGIISRLMSVEEELKKDHAEMQAAVDSKQKIIDAQEKRIASLDAANARLMSALTQLKERYSMQTRNGISPTNPTKLQITENGEFRNSSNC, encoded by the exons ATGCCGAGGCTGAAAGAATCACGCTCCCACGAGTCTTTGCTCAGTCCTAGTAGTGCTGTTGAGGCTCTGGATCTCAGTATGGAGGAAGAAGTGGTCATCAAGCCAGTCCACAGTAGCATCCTGGGACAAGACTACTGCTTTGAG GTGACAACTTCATCAGGAAGTAAGTGCTTCTCGTGTCGTTCCGCAGCAGAGCGAGATAAATGGATGGAGAACCTGCGGCGTGCCGTGCACCCAAATAAG GACAACAGCAGAAGGGTAGAGAATATGTTAAAGTTATGGATTATTGAAGCCAAGGACCTGCCAGCCAAGAAAAAGTACTTGTGTGAATTATGCCTGGACGACGTTCTTTATGCACGAACTACCTGTAAATTGAAAACTGATAATGTGTTTTGGGGGGAGCACTTTGAATTTAATAACCTCCCATCACTCAAAAACATTACAGTGCACTTATACAAAGAGActgacaagaagaaaaagaaggacaAGACCAATTTCATTGGACAAGTGAACATCCCAGTCAGCTCCGTCACGGGGCGGCAGTTTGTAGAGAAATGGTACCCAGTGGTCAGCCCCAACCCCGGGAAGGGCAAGTCCCCAGGGCCCATGATCCGCATCAAGTCACGCTACCAGAGCATGAGCATCCTTCCCATGGAGATGTACAAAGAGTTTGCTGAGTACATCACTAACAATTACATGGTGCTGTGCTCGGTGCTGGAGCCCTCGCTGAGCGTGAAGAACAAAGAGGAGATGGCGTCCGCGCTGGTGCACATCCTGCAGAGCACGGGCAAGGCCAAG GATTTCTTGACTGACCTGATGATGTCTGAAGTTGATCGCTGTGGTGAGAATGAGCATCTCATTTTCAGGGAGAACACGCTGGCCACCAAAGCCATCGAAGAATACCTGAAGTTGGTGGGGCAGAAATACTTGCAAGATGCCTTAG GGGAATTTATCAAGGCACTGTACGAGTCAGATGAAAATTGTGAGGTGGATCCCAGTAAGTGCTCATCTTCAGACCTTCCTGAACATCAGAGCAACCTGAAAATGTGCTGTGAGCTGGCCTTCTGCAAAATCATCAACTCCTACTG TGTCTTCCCAAGGGAGCTTAAAGAAGTTTTTGCTTCATGGAGGCAAGAATGCAGCAACCGAGGCCGCCCAGACATCAGCGAGCGACTGATCAGTGCCTCCCTGTTCCTGCGGTTCCTCTGCCCGGCCATCATGTCCCCgtccctcttcagcctcctgcagGAGTACCCAGATGACCGCACTGCACGCACTTTGACCCTCATTGCCAAGGTCACCCAGAACCTCGCCAACTTCGCCAA GTTTGGCAGCAAAGAGGAGTACATGTCCTTTATGAATCAGTTCCTGGAGCATGAATGGACTAATATGCAGAGATTTCTACTGGAGATTTCCAATCCCGAAACCATCTCCAATACAGCTGGCTTTGAAGGATACATTGACCTGGGCCGGGAACTGTCCACTTTGCACTCACTGCTCTGGGAAGTCATTTCTCAACTGGAGCAG agcactgcaacaaAACTTGGGCCTCTGCCTCGGATCCTGAGGGATGTCAACTCGGCGCTCAGCAACCCAGCCTGTGTGCAGGTCTCGGTCACGGCCGAGCACGCCGCATCCACACCCAGTGCTGGCAACAGCAtctccatggggctgcagaAAATGGTGATAGAGAATGACCTGTCTGG TCTGATAGATTTCACACGGTTACCATCTCCAACCCCTGAAAACAAGGACTTGTTTTTTGTCACAAGGTCTGCTGGGGCCCAGCCCTCGCCTGCCCGAAGCTCCAGTTACTCAGAGGCCAATGAGCCCGACGTGCAGATGTCTAATGGCAGCAAGAGTTTGTCCATGGTGGACTTGCAGGACAATCGGCTCTTGGACAGTGGGGCCAATGCACCTGGCACGGCTGACTCCCTCAATGACAGTCAGTCCTCCCTCGGGCAGTTGCAGGGCATATGGACCACACGGACTCAGCAGAACAGCGTGACGGCTATGGCCACCGTGCGCCGGGTGGGCCAGACCCCCACCACGCCGAGCGGCGAGAGTGCGCCCGGCCGgccccagctcctggctcccctctccttccagAATCCTGTCTACCAGATGGCCGCCGGGCTCCCGCTGTCCCCCCGCGGCCTGGGCGACTCCGGTTCCGAGTGCCACAGCTCGCTCAGCTCCCACAGCAACAGCGAGGAGCTGACGGCCAACAAGCACGGCTTTGCCGCCCCCGCCACCAGCGAGGACTTCTCCCGCCGGCCGGGGGAGCTGGCCCGCCGGCAGCTCTCGCTGACGGAGAAGGGCGGCCAGCCCACCATGCCGCGGCAGAACAGCGCGGGACCGCAGAGGCGGATCGACCAGCCGCCCCCGCCGCCTCCGCCTGTCACCCGCGGCCGGACGCCGCCCTCCTTGCTGAACACGGTGCAGTACCAGCGACCCTCCAGCGGCACCATGATGTCCTCCTCCCCAGACTGGCCGGGCAGTGGAGCCCGCCTCCGGCAGcagtcctcctcctccaaggGCGACAGCCCTGAGATGAAGCAGCGCACGATGCACAAACAG GCCCCTTCTCCTGTGAACCCCAATGCCCTGGACCGCACTGCTGCTTGGCTTTTGAATATGAACATGCAGTTTTTAGAAGATGAAAGCATTGACCCAGATTCCAAGCACAGGGATAAGCTCAGGAATAAGGACGAGCTCAGCCAAGCAGAAAAG GACATAGTGGTGCTGCAGGACAAGCTTCGCATCTCCAACAAGAAGCTGGAGGAGTATGAGACTCGCTTCAAGTGCCAGGAGGAGACAACACAGAAGCTAATGCTGGAGtaccaggccaggctggaggagagtgAGGAGCGGCTCCGGAGACAGCAGGAGGATAAAGAGATCCAAATGAAGGGCATCATCAGCAG ACTGATGTCAGTTGAGGAGGAGTTAAAGAAGGACCATGCAGAaatgcaggctgctgtggatTCCAAGCAGAAGATTATTGATGCACAG